The proteins below come from a single Asanoa ferruginea genomic window:
- a CDS encoding TldD/PmbA family protein, producing MHQPQDILETQYSVRAIVDGHAARAATGTLDGLSEAVERAAAAARALARRAGGAAGSAGVSLPASAPDVPLWHDDTAAFDAAARATAAGQTMRGAAAAGGEAAGMFGRALTQIAVVNSAGVAHHALATEALGTLTATVADGTSHWIDLHRSVGAIDLAASVERTIAEAVAGQGRIPVPDGHYTIVLGPQAAGELLTFLEDAGFSGELAAAGVGLVAQRAGQQVASSLVTVADDATTTIGLPIGFDMEGTPKRRVPLLTRGVVGEAVTNLATAAVLGTASTGHAHIAREEVPTPVAANMVMDGGDATEAELIAGVENGIYVQRFWYTRLVDRVTATITGVSRDGCFLIADGKLAAPVAGARFTHSILDFLGTVDGVGSARRSQPVMNVWNGAVTAPALRGHGFRFGAATVEEA from the coding sequence GTGCACCAGCCCCAGGACATTCTGGAAACCCAATATTCCGTACGCGCGATCGTCGACGGACACGCCGCCCGGGCCGCCACCGGCACGCTGGACGGCCTGTCCGAGGCGGTCGAGCGGGCCGCGGCCGCCGCCCGGGCGCTCGCGCGGCGGGCCGGGGGAGCCGCCGGTTCGGCCGGGGTCTCGCTTCCGGCGTCCGCGCCGGACGTGCCGCTCTGGCACGACGACACCGCGGCCTTCGACGCCGCCGCCCGGGCCACCGCGGCCGGGCAGACGATGCGCGGCGCGGCGGCCGCGGGCGGCGAGGCGGCCGGCATGTTCGGCCGCGCGCTGACCCAGATCGCCGTGGTCAACTCGGCCGGCGTCGCACACCACGCGCTGGCCACCGAGGCGCTCGGCACGCTGACCGCCACCGTCGCCGACGGCACCTCGCACTGGATCGACCTGCACCGGTCGGTCGGCGCGATCGACCTGGCCGCCAGCGTCGAGCGCACCATCGCCGAGGCCGTCGCCGGCCAGGGCCGCATCCCGGTGCCCGACGGGCACTACACGATCGTGCTCGGCCCGCAGGCCGCCGGCGAGCTGCTGACGTTCCTCGAGGACGCCGGCTTCTCCGGCGAACTCGCCGCCGCCGGGGTCGGGCTGGTGGCCCAGCGGGCCGGCCAGCAGGTGGCCTCGTCGCTGGTGACCGTCGCCGACGACGCCACGACCACGATCGGCCTGCCGATCGGGTTCGACATGGAGGGCACGCCGAAGCGGCGGGTGCCGCTGCTGACCCGCGGTGTCGTGGGGGAGGCGGTGACCAACCTGGCCACGGCCGCCGTGCTCGGCACCGCCTCGACCGGGCACGCGCACATCGCCCGCGAGGAGGTGCCCACGCCGGTCGCCGCCAACATGGTGATGGACGGCGGTGACGCGACCGAGGCCGAGCTGATCGCCGGTGTCGAGAACGGCATCTACGTGCAGCGGTTCTGGTACACGCGGCTGGTCGACCGGGTCACCGCCACCATCACCGGTGTCAGCCGCGACGGCTGCTTCCTGATCGCCGACGGCAAGCTGGCCGCGCCGGTCGCGGGGGCCAGGTTCACCCACTCGATCCTCGACTTCCTCGGCACCGTCGACGGGGTCGGTTCGGCGCGCCGGTCCCAGCCGGTGATGAACGTGTGGAACGGCGCCGTCACCGCGCCCGCGTTGCGCGGGCACGGTTTCCGGTTCGGCGCCGCGACCGTGGAGGAGGCCTGA
- a CDS encoding ABC transporter permease yields MTRFLLRRIPQAVIVLFGVVTLAFLLTHVVPGDPARLIAGPNASAETVASIHHQLGLDRSIWYQYGKYLVGLLHGDLGTSFALQNTPVAGAILRALPISAALAVLGVLWEAVLGIPVGILAAYRPGKLADRTTTLATLIGLSAPPFWLGLLLLYVLAFKFNLFPLSGYAAPYINYLILPSFTLGLGGAAWYARLTRTNMLEALRSPYVQMARAKGMPERVVLLRHCLRNVLSPLLTMLGMDLGYFLGGVVVIESVFGLPGAGKLTFDAIGTLDVPMITGAVLFAAFFIVVMNLLVDLAYALVDPRVRR; encoded by the coding sequence ATGACCCGGTTCCTGCTGCGCCGCATCCCGCAGGCGGTCATCGTCCTGTTCGGAGTGGTGACCCTCGCCTTCCTGCTGACCCACGTGGTGCCCGGCGACCCGGCCCGGCTCATCGCCGGACCCAACGCCAGCGCCGAGACGGTCGCGTCGATCCACCACCAGCTCGGCCTCGACCGCAGCATCTGGTACCAGTACGGGAAGTATCTGGTCGGCCTGCTGCACGGCGACCTGGGCACCAGCTTCGCGCTCCAGAACACCCCGGTGGCCGGTGCGATCCTGCGGGCGCTGCCGATCAGCGCGGCGCTGGCCGTGCTCGGCGTGCTGTGGGAGGCGGTGCTGGGCATCCCGGTCGGGATCCTGGCCGCCTACCGGCCGGGCAAGCTCGCCGACCGGACCACCACGCTGGCGACCCTGATCGGCCTGTCCGCGCCGCCGTTCTGGCTCGGCCTGCTGCTGCTCTACGTGCTGGCGTTCAAGTTCAACCTGTTCCCGCTGTCCGGCTACGCGGCGCCGTACATCAACTATCTGATCCTGCCCAGCTTCACCCTCGGCCTGGGCGGCGCGGCCTGGTATGCCCGGCTCACCCGGACCAACATGCTGGAAGCGCTGCGCAGCCCCTACGTGCAGATGGCCCGCGCGAAGGGCATGCCCGAGCGGGTCGTGCTGCTGCGGCACTGCCTGCGCAACGTGCTCAGCCCGCTGCTGACGATGCTCGGCATGGACCTGGGCTACTTCCTCGGCGGTGTCGTGGTCATCGAGTCGGTCTTCGGCCTGCCCGGCGCCGGCAAGCTCACCTTCGACGCGATCGGCACGCTGGACGTCCCCATGATCACCGGCGCCGTGCTGTTCGCCGCCTTCTTCATCGTCGTTATGAACCTCCTCGTCGACCTCGCCTACGCGCTGGTCGACCCCCGGGTGCGTCGCTAG
- a CDS encoding Gfo/Idh/MocA family protein yields the protein MSDKLRVAVAGAGRWAQRAHIPGWQRDPRVAVVALADTNPTALAEAGERFGVKKLVTDYRELLDDPDVDVVDVATANRAHYEISAAALDAGKHVLCEKPVHHDNRETRALAELARSKGLKTKLGFTFRYAPAVQYAKSLIDAGFVGTPYIFNGYEQNSQWIDPATPMRQVDPDADPDVLTTSSIEGYGAPIIDIMHWWSGGNLTSVVGTMRNFVPQRMVRDTGVVQRLNIDDGDMWIGEFDNGVLASIQSSYVTVGNFPGIEARIFGSEGAIIVRLVEEFGICQTIKTATKGSVEFVEQEIPQEFFPAGGHSREDWDFLFYSNLCADFTTEILSGNAVNQGDFAQGALVQETINAFEKSFRDRAWVSFPLESA from the coding sequence ATGAGTGACAAGCTGCGCGTGGCCGTAGCCGGCGCGGGCCGTTGGGCCCAGCGCGCCCACATCCCCGGCTGGCAGCGCGACCCGCGCGTCGCGGTCGTCGCGCTCGCCGACACCAACCCCACCGCGCTCGCCGAGGCGGGCGAGCGGTTCGGCGTCAAGAAGCTGGTCACTGACTATCGCGAGCTGCTCGACGACCCCGATGTCGACGTCGTCGACGTGGCGACCGCCAACCGGGCCCACTACGAGATCTCGGCGGCGGCGCTCGACGCCGGCAAGCACGTGCTGTGCGAGAAGCCGGTGCACCACGACAACCGGGAGACCCGGGCGCTGGCCGAGTTGGCCCGCAGCAAGGGCCTGAAGACCAAGCTGGGCTTCACGTTCCGCTACGCGCCCGCGGTGCAGTATGCCAAGAGCCTGATCGACGCGGGCTTCGTCGGAACCCCGTACATCTTCAACGGGTATGAGCAGAACAGCCAGTGGATCGACCCGGCGACCCCGATGCGCCAGGTCGACCCCGACGCGGACCCCGACGTGCTGACGACCTCGTCGATCGAGGGCTACGGCGCGCCGATCATCGACATCATGCACTGGTGGAGCGGCGGCAACCTGACCTCCGTCGTCGGCACCATGCGCAACTTCGTGCCCCAGCGGATGGTCCGCGACACCGGCGTCGTGCAGCGCCTCAACATCGACGACGGCGACATGTGGATCGGCGAGTTCGACAACGGCGTGCTGGCCTCGATCCAGTCGTCCTACGTCACGGTCGGCAACTTCCCCGGCATCGAAGCGCGCATCTTCGGCTCCGAGGGCGCCATCATCGTTCGGCTGGTCGAGGAGTTCGGCATCTGCCAGACCATCAAGACGGCCACCAAGGGCTCGGTCGAGTTCGTCGAGCAGGAGATCCCGCAGGAGTTCTTCCCGGCCGGCGGGCACAGCCGGGAAGACTGGGACTTCCTGTTCTACTCCAACCTCTGCGCCGACTTCACCACCGAGATCCTCTCCGGCAACGCGGTCAACCAGGGCGACTTCGCTCAGGGCGCGCTGGTGCAGGAGACCATCAACGCGTTCGAGAAGTCGTTCCGCGACCGGGCGTGGGTGTCGTTCCCGTTGGAGTCCGCGTGA
- a CDS encoding ABC transporter permease, translating to MTAPPLAEAVPVAAPTGLRRTLSSLRHDLPALISITLLVLLALAAIFAPLLAPHPPLQTYQEGLAANGAPIGPGHGFPLGTDPNGRDVLARLLYGARVSLVIGILANGLATIVGVLVGLTAGYLGGWVETILMRLTDVVMSFPILLFCIALISVTGPSERNVVIVIALIYWTTLARIIRSQVLSLREREFVVAARTMGLSHWRIMRKHLFPHLVPTIIVYATLGVASSILIEASLSFLGVGVPVPTASWGQMIEQGKEYFQIAPWLLFAPGVCLVLTVLAFNLAGDWLRDLLDPTAPERR from the coding sequence GTGACCGCCCCGCCGCTGGCCGAGGCCGTTCCGGTCGCCGCGCCGACCGGGCTGCGCCGGACGCTGAGCAGCCTGCGCCACGACCTGCCCGCGCTGATCTCGATCACCCTGCTGGTGCTGCTGGCCCTGGCCGCGATCTTCGCACCGCTGCTCGCGCCGCACCCGCCGCTACAGACCTACCAGGAGGGGCTGGCCGCCAACGGCGCGCCGATCGGCCCCGGCCACGGCTTCCCGCTCGGCACCGACCCCAACGGCCGCGACGTGCTGGCCCGCCTCCTCTACGGCGCCCGGGTCTCGCTGGTCATCGGCATCCTCGCCAACGGCCTGGCCACCATCGTCGGTGTCCTGGTCGGGCTGACCGCCGGCTACCTGGGCGGCTGGGTCGAGACGATCCTGATGCGGCTGACCGACGTCGTGATGTCGTTCCCGATCCTGCTGTTCTGCATCGCGCTGATCTCGGTCACCGGGCCCAGCGAGCGCAACGTCGTGATCGTCATCGCCCTCATCTACTGGACCACGCTGGCCCGGATCATCCGCAGCCAGGTGCTGTCGCTGCGCGAGCGGGAGTTCGTGGTCGCGGCCCGCACGATGGGCCTGTCGCATTGGCGGATCATGCGCAAGCACCTGTTCCCACACCTGGTGCCGACCATCATCGTGTACGCCACCCTCGGCGTCGCGTCGTCGATCCTGATCGAGGCCTCGCTGTCGTTCCTCGGCGTCGGCGTCCCGGTGCCGACGGCGTCCTGGGGCCAGATGATCGAGCAGGGCAAGGAGTATTTCCAGATCGCGCCCTGGCTGCTCTTCGCCCCCGGCGTCTGCCTGGTGCTCACCGTGCTCGCCTTCAACCTCGCCGGCGACTGGCTGCGCGACCTCCTCGACCCGACCGCACCGGAGCGCCGCTGA